The following DNA comes from Oncorhynchus tshawytscha isolate Ot180627B unplaced genomic scaffold, Otsh_v2.0 Un_contig_7781_pilon_pilon, whole genome shotgun sequence.
tctgggctaggtatgcttatGTTCTGGGCTGAGGGTATGCTTTCGAACCGAGtaaaaaagcattttataaatatgacactgtgttatgtttaacaagaagttaatctttaaacctatgtaaaatatgttttgtcttCTGAATTTTtacaatgagtatttctgtaattgaatttgtcgctctgcaacctcactggatgttggccagatgggacgctagcgtcccacataccctggagaggttaagattgattgtttttaataaGATATGTCTaaagcaccttaccttggctccttgctgcactcgcataacaggtagtcagcctgccacgcagtctcctggtggagtgcaatgtaatcggccataatcggtgtccaaaaatgcacaATAACAACCAATTGTtacgaaaacttgaaatcggacctaattaatcggccattccgattaatcggtcaacctctagactgtggactgtatactcaatacaaactaaatctgatacctcactgtctaaatagatatggtgtggactgtatactcaatacaaactaaatctgatacctcactgtctaaatagatatggtgaggactgtatactcaatacaaactaaatctgatacctcattgtctgtcttttgactgatactgctttttaaactggtctggtcagTCTACTATAATATTTGTACTATACATGTTTCTATCTGCAGGCAATACTTTGATCATTTGTCATTTAAAATAATGAAACATCCATTTATGAATAGATATGGAAGGTTTCAGGACACTGATGAATCTGAATATTTAGAAAAAAATATACTGCCACTTTTCACCACCAAAAAATAGCAGAGTGAatttaatatgatttgactctttgcaggctgtcacgctgtctagtcacagaggaaggctgtgcttctctggtctcagctctgaggtcaaacccctcacacctgagagagctggacctgagctacaatcacccaggagactcaggagtcagactgctctctgctggactggaggatccacactgcagactggagaaactcaagtatgtagagggtttatgtcaatgttcatatcagacatgtTTGACTTATCAGGCTAGTTAAGACAAACATTCTTACCACCACTTAGACAAAGTTATAtgctgactgtttgtgtgtgtgtgtgtgtgtgagagttcacGTGTATCactcaatgactgtctgttcttctgcttACCGCTACAGTGTGGAACATGGTGGAGAGTACACAATGAAACCTGGGCTTAGAAAATGTGAGTCTTGACTGATGTGAAGAATATGACTAAGAATAAGTCTTAATTCAAGTTAAGTCAGGTTTTGTGGGAGAAATTGGGtacatatatggataaatatactgTCCTATATAAAAGAGGGatgcatttgccattctggtaaggtacattgtctattgtataggacaggaagccagagtgGGGCCATGGGAGAGGGCAACACATAGGCGCCTAGACCAGCTGGGCATACAAGGATCAAAGGGATAAAaaaaggagggggtcagccaaatgaccaactgatggattACAGACATCAATCACAGGGCAGCTGGACCCTAAAGCTAAAGGAGATGAAAGACACATACAAAAGACACACAGAGTTAATTACAGAGATAAAGCAAGCCTATAGCATAGaggaatgtatagtatttttagtATAGCTGAGCATGCTAAAAACAGAAGAGACACATAGTCTGCTGACCCTAGATAACACACAAACAGGAGAACGCAGTAAGCTGAGTGAAGGGTcaaagcaagggtcttgtcaccattaggatctaatggaaagcagatgggggcgttattgggctgaacaagcaggaagcacggattgggatgtaacttaatttgcatatgggagggacttatatggtaggtgtataactcagagcgagggctctgaaaaaagtgtgtgtgttctgcggaccgctccggcttatgatactgttgtattaaaagtctacattgattttcacaaagttcttGGTTGTGTCATATTTGAACCGATTTGCCACTATAGTTTCAAGTTAAGTCAAGTTAAGGCAAGACCACCAAAGACCACCATGATTACAGAAGCAGAAATCAGGGACACCAAAGTTTACAAAGAGTTGctttgacaatgtgtgtgtgtgtgtgtgtgtgtgtgtgtgtgtgtgtgtgtgtgtgtgtgtgtgtgtgtgtgtgtgtgtgtgtgtgtgtgtgtgtgtgtggtgtgtacgtgttaagaaatgtgtgtgtgaaatgaatgtgaataagtgtgttttatattaccatacagtataacatatgatcattcaacaagtctcaagttaccttaacttctccttttgatacctagaaacatctacattaaatgaattagtgaaaagtgagttaacattctaatgtgaatgatgatgatttctaatattgtgtctggtttcatccatcagatgtctgtgatctcacactggacctaaacacagtaaacagacacctctctctgtctgaggagagcAGAAAGGTGACATGTAGGAGAGAGGAGcagccgtatcctgatcacccagagagatttgaggaCCATAGccaggtgctgtgtagagagggtctgactgggcgctgttactgggaggtagagtggagtgggaGGGCTGAtataggagtgacatataaaggaatcaACAGGAGAGGAAGGGGTAATGACTGTTGTCTTGGATGGaatgacaagtcctggagtcTGATCTGCTCTGACAACAGTTACATTGCCTGGCACAATAGTAATCACACTACCATAGACGTCCCCTCCTCCAGctcccacagagtaggagtgtatctggactggccagccggcactctgtccttctatagagcctcctctgacacactgacccacctgatcacattcacctccacattcactgagcccctctatccagggtttggGGTTTATGTTGACTCCTCAGTGTCGCTGTAAATaatcacctgacacacacacacacacacacacacacacacagactggactcacacacactgaacacacacacagacagactggacacacaaacacacacacttgacacacacactgactcagtgTCCCTGAAATAATAACATGAAACACTGAACTCACACaaacactggacaaacacacacacacacacacactggacaaacacacacacacacattcacactggacaaacacacacacacacattcacactggacaaacacacacacacacattcacactggacaaacacacacacacacattcacactggacaaacacacacacacacacacactggacacacactgaggaactatatgaaacacacacatagacacacacaacactggacacacacacacactggacacacacacacacacacacacacacacacacacacacacacacacacacacacacacacacacactggacacacacacacacacactggacacacacacacacactggacacacacacacactggacacacacacacactctggacacacacacacactggacacacacacacacactggacacacacacacactctggacacacacacactggacacacacacactgtacacacacacattctggacacacacacacactggacacacacacatacacacacacacactggacacacacacacacactggacacacacacacactggacacacacacactggacaaacacacactggacaaatacacacacacacacacacacacacacactgtggtcacacacacacacacaggacacacacacacacaggacacacacacacacacacacacacacacacacactggacacacacacactggacacacacacacacacacagacagtggacacacacagacagtggacacacacaccacacacactggacacacacacacactggacacacacacacacacacacacacacacactggacacacacacacactggacacacacacacactggacacacacacactggacacacacacacacacacacacacacacacacactggacacacacacacacacaggacacacacacacacacactggacacacacacacacacacagacaggacacacacacacagacacacacacacacacacacagacaggacacacacacacactggacacacacacacatactctggacacacacacacacatactctggacacacacacacactggacacacacacacacacactggacacacacacacacactggacacacacacacacactggacacacacacactggacacacacacacactctggacacacacacactggacaaacacacactggacacacacacacacactggacacacacacacactggacacacacacacagacacacacacactggacacacacacacactggacacacacacatactctggacacacacacacacactctggacacacacacacatactctggacacacacacacactggacacacacacacatactctggacacacacacacactggacaaatacacacacacacacacacacactggacaaacacacactggacaaatacacacacacacataaacacacacacaggacacacacgcacactggacacacacactctgggcacacacacacacgggacacacacacactggacacacacacacactggacacacacactcaggaaacacacattctacacacacacacactctggacacacacacacactggacacggacacacactggacaaatacacacacacacactctggacacacacacactggacaaacacacactggacaaacacacacacacacacaaacacacacacaggacaaacacgcacactggacacacacacacacacacacacacactggacacacacacacactctgg
Coding sequences within:
- the LOC121842403 gene encoding stonustoxin subunit beta-like, with the translated sequence MKPGLRKYVCDLTLDLNTVNRHLSLSEESRKVTCRREEQPYPDHPERFEDHSQVLCREGLTGRCYWEVEWSGRADIGVTYKGINRRGRGNDCCLGWNDKSWSLICSDNSYIAWHNSNHTTIDVPSSSSHRVGVYLDWPAGTLSFYRASSDTLTHLITFTSTFTEPLYPGFGVYVDSSVSL